A genomic window from Gambusia affinis linkage group LG16, SWU_Gaff_1.0, whole genome shotgun sequence includes:
- the tnika gene encoding TRAF2 and NCK interacting kinase a isoform X3: MACDSSAQSQFEIDLSALKDPSGIFDLVELVGNGTYGQVYKGRHIRTGQLAAIKVMDVATDEEEEIKSEINMLKKYSNHRNIATYFGVFIKKQPPGIDDQLWLVMEFCGAGSVTDLIKNTKGNSLKEDWNAYICREILRGLAHLHQHKVIHRDIKGQNVLLTENAEVKLVDFGVSAQMDRTVGKRNTFIGTPYWMAPEVIACDENPEATYDCKSDLWSLGITAIEMAEGAPPLCDMHPMRALFLIPRNPAPRLKSKKWSRKFQSFIENTLVKSHSNRPSTEHLLLHPFVTELPNERHLRIQLKDHIDRTKKKRGERDETEYEYSGSEEEDEERDKGEPSSIINVPGESTLRRDFLRLQQANKERSEAQRRQQLEQKQNDEHKRLLLAERQKRIEEQKEQRRRLEEQQQRERELRKRFEEQEKIRREEERRQAAREQEYIRRQLEEEQRQLEILQQQLLQEQALLLEYKRKQIIEQRQAELLQMKLQQERAYLVSLQQQQQQEGRQAEKKPLYHFKDASHSNDKPAWAKEVQKQPNAPGKPSAQALKNLPSRENKAPQKAHRSQSFGEPIKRAPKKIPEICVSVDDWTPQDKRVTNQDQIKNNAGKGAFENPRGRLKQAPKNWASSADSKAPQPHPQASGQTSPQHPKICVSASHNAGKGPLENQMGEAGQLPKETLGSADSNITALQPHPQALGQTPQSGSSSNTCLSVEERSKMNRQSSPALQHKVSHRVSDPSLPPRSESFSSGGMQPTRTPPIHRSIEPQMAHLIPSKAHSGSMSGSPSLQDQTGSAQSEGAGVASPKPEMPRQNAEPSSDTLEPQQHISSREERDRDRTAWLREEDIPPRVPQRTTSISPALVRKNSPNGGGVGPRAGSQLIRASNPDLRRSELSLDAMLQRTSSNSSSSSSPSSQGGSSERRGQTKQVGTPPGANEEVKPKQGEGRESARPSRPADLSALAKELRELRVEEGSRPPVKVTDYSSSSEESESSDEDGEVLGHDGTVAVSDIPRIMPGVQSSSESYGGLAEDPLGGSYNSSRDSTLMMREAEERRRGGHSESNGFSNHSNHGNLPDLVQQSNSPNSTPTTALQELSDMAEFGLSGSKASFTPFVDPRVYQTSPSENDESSAAAMFANELLRQEQARLNEARKISVVNVNPTNIRPHSDTPEIRKYKKRFNSEILCAALWGVNLLVGTENGLMLLDRSGQGKVYNLITRRRFLQMDVLEGLNVLVTISGKKNKLRVYYLSWLRNRILHNDPEVEKKQGWITVGELEGCVHYKVVKYERIKFLVIALKNSVEIYAWAPKPYHKFMAFKSFTELQHRPQLVDLTVEEGQRLKVIYGSCVGFHVIDVDSGNPYDIYIPSHCSKHMKIQSQVTPHAIVVLPKTDGMEMLLCYEDEGVYVNTYGRITKDVVLQWGEMPTSVAYIHSNQIMGWGEKAIEIRSVETGHLDGVFMHKRAQRLKFLCERNDKVFFASVRSGGSSQVFFMTLNRNSMMNW; encoded by the exons TTGGCAGCCATCAAGGTCATGGATGTCGCTACG gacgaggaggaagagatTAAGTCTGAAATCAACATGCTGAAGAAGTACAGCAATCACAGGAACATCGCCACTTACTTTGGAGTATTCATCAAGAAACAACCTCCTGGCATCGACGACCAGCTTTGG CTTGTCATGGAGTTCTGTGGAGCTGGCTCGGTGACAGACTTGATCAAAAACACCAAGGGCAACTCATTGAAGGAGGACTGGAACGCTTACATCTGCAGAGAGATTCTCAGG GGTCTGGCTCATCTGCATCAGCACAAGGTCATCCACAGAGACATCAAAGGACAGAACGTGCTGCTGACTGAGAACGCCGAGGTCAAGCTAG TGGATTTTGGCGTTTCGGCCCAGATGGACAGAACGGTGGGAAAGAGGAACACATTTATTGGGACACCGTACTGGATGGCGCCAGAGGTTATTGCCTGTGATGAAAACCCTGAAGCCACCTACGACTGCAAG AGTGATTTATGGTCCCTGGGGATCACAGCGATAGAGATGGCTGAAGGAGCGCCTC CGCTGTGTGATATGCACCCAATGAGAGCCCTCTTCCTCATTCCACGCAACCCAGCCCCCAGACTCAAATCAAAGAAATG GTCAAGGAAGTTCCAGTCATTCATTGAAAACACTCTGGTGAAGAGCCACAGCAACAGGCCCAGCACAGAGCATCTCCTCTTGCATCCCTTCGTCACAGAGCTTCCCAACGAGAGACACCTCCGCATCCAGCTGAAGGACCACATCGACCGcacgaagaagaagagaggagagaggg ACGAGACAGAGTACGAGTACAGCGGCAGCgaagaggaagacgaggagagGGATAAAGGCGAACCAAG CTCCATCATCAACGTCCCGGGGGAGTCGACCTTAAGGCGAGATTTCTTGCGCCTCCAGCAGGCCAACAAGGAGCGCTCGGAGGcgcagcggcggcagcagctggagcagaaGCAGAACGACGAGCACAAGCGCTTGCTGCTGGCTGAGCGGCAGAAGCGCATCGAGGAGCAGAAGGAGCAGAGGAGGCGGCTGGAGGAG cagcagcagagggagcGTGAGCTGAGGAAGAGGTTTGAGGAACAGGAGAAGATCCgaagggaggaggagaggaggcaaGCAGCCAGAGAACAg GAGTATATCCGTagacagctggaggaggaacaGAGACAGTTAGAGattctccagcagcagctcctacaAGAACAGGCATTATTGCTG GAGTACAAGCGTAAACAGATCATAGAGCAGCGACAGGCAGAACTCCTGCAGATGAAGCTCCAGCAGGAGAGAGCCTACCTGGTGTCtctacaacagcagcagcagcaggaggggaGGCAAGCGGAAAAGAAACCGCTTTACCACTTCAAGGATGCCAGCCATTCTAATGACAAGCCAGCCTGGGCTAAGGAG GTCCAGAAGCAACCAAATGCTCCTGGTAAACCATCTGCACAAGCACTTAAAAATCTGCCATCTAGAGAAAACAAAGCCCCTCAAAAAGCACACAGAAGTCAATCGTTTGGAGAACCCATTAAAAGAGCCCCTAAGAAGATCCCAGAAATATGTGTCTCAGTAGATGACTGGACACCCCAAGATAAGCGGGTCACAAATCAGGACCAAATTAAGAACAATGCTGGCAAAGGGGCCTTTGAGAATCCGAGAGGGAGACTCAAGCAGGCACCCAAAAATTGGGCTAGTTCTGCAGATTCAAAGGCACCTCAACCTCACCCCCAGGCTTCAGGACAGACCTCTCCACAGCACCCCAAAATATGTGTATCAGCATCACACAATGCTGGCAAAGGGCCTTTAGAAAATCAGATGGGGGAAGCCGGGCAACTGCCCAAAGAGACACTTGGATCTGCAGACTCAAATATTACAGCTCTTCAGCCTCATCCCCAGGCTTTGGGACAGACTCCACAGTCTGGATCCTCTTCTAACACGTGCCTATCG GTGGAGGAGCGATCTAAGATGAACAGGCAGAGCTCGCCAGCGCTGCAGCACAAAGTGTCCCACCGCGTCTCCGacccctccctccctccccgcTCCGAGTCGTTCAGCAGCGGAGGCATGCAGCCCACGCGCACCCCTCCCATCCACCGCTCCATTGAACCACAG ATGGCCCATCTCATTCCCTCGAAGGCCCACTCCGGCTCCATGTCCGGCTCGCCGTCTCTCCAAGACCAGACAGGCTCGGCTCAGAGCGAGGGGGCTGGCGTGGCGTCGCCGAAGCCCGAGATGCCTCGTCAGAACGCAGAGCCCAGCTCTGACACTCTGGAGCCCCAGCAGCACATCAGCAGCAGGGAGGAACGAGATCGAGACAGGACTGCTTGGTTGAGGGAAGAGGATATCCCCCCCAGG GTTCCCCAGAGAACAACCTCCATCTCTCCAGCCCTTGTTAGAAAGAATTCCCCAAATGGTGGTGGTGTGGGCCCTCGCGCCGGTTCCCAGCTCATACGGGCCAG TAATCCGGATCTGCGCCGTTCTGAGCTTTCCCTCGATGCCATGCTGCAAAGAACCTCCTCTAACTCGTCATCATCGTCTTCTCCTTCATCTCAGGGAGGCTCGTCCGAGAGGAGAG GCCAGACCAAGCAGGTCGGAACTCCTCCCGGAGCCAACGAAGAGGTCAAACCCAAACAGGGGGAAGGCCGGGAATCAGCCAGACCCAGCAGACCTGCA GACTTAAGCGCACTGGCTAAGGAACTTAGAGAACTGAGGGTAGAAGAAGGAAGTCGGCCTCCAGTCAAG GTCACAGACTACTCATCCTCCAGCGAAGAATCGGAGAGCAGCGATGAGGACGGGGAGGTGCTGGGGCACGACGGGACCGTTGCCGTTAGCGACATCCCCCGCATCAT GCCGGGAGTCCAGAGCAGCTCTGAGTCGTATGGAGGGCTGGCAGAGGACCCTCTGGGAGGCTCCTATAATAGCTCCAGGGACAGTACTCTGATGATGAGAGAG GCCGAGGAAAGGAGGAGAGGTGGCCACTCCGAAAGCAATGGTTTTAGCAATCacagtaaccatggcaacctcCCTGACCTAGTACAGCAGAGCAACTCTCCCAACTCCACGCCCACCACAGCTCTGCAGGAACTTAGCGACATGGCCGAG tttggttTGAGTGGGTCCAAAGCATCGTTTACTCCCTTCGTCGACCCGCGTGTCTATCAAACCTCCCCGAGTGAAAACGACGAGAGCTCAGCAGCAG CCATGTTTGCCAACGAGCTGCTGAGGCAGGAGCAGGCGCGACTAAACGAAGCCAGAAAGATCTCTGTTGTTAATGTGAACCCCACAAACATCAGACCTCACAGCGACACGCCAGAGATCCGAAAATACAAGAAGCGCTTCAACTCGGAGATCCTGTGTGCCGCGCTCTGGG GTGTGAACCTGTTGGTCGGGACGGAAAATGGTTTAATGCTGCTTGACCGAAGTGGGCAGGGCAAAGTCTACAACCTGATTACGAGACGACGGTTTTTACAGATGGATGTGCTGGAGGGTCTGAATGTGTTAGTCACCATATCTG GGAAAAAGAACAAGCTGCGTGTTTACTATTTGTCCTGGCTGAGGAACAGAATATTACACAATGACCCAGAAGTGGAGAAGAAACAGGGTTGGATCACTGTTGGAGAGCTGGAGGGCTGTGTGCATTATAAAGTTG TAAAGTATGAGAGAATCAAATTCCTGGTGATTGCACTTAAGAACTCAGTGGAAATCTACGCCTGGGCACCAAAACCTTACCACAAATTCATGGCCTTTAAG tCGTTCACTGAGTTGCAGCACCGTCCTCAGCTGGTTGACCTCACAGTGGAGGAAGGCCAGAGGTTAAAAGTTATCTATGGCTCTTGTGTGGGCTTCCATGTCATCGATGTGGACTCAGGCAATCCCTACGACATTTACATCCCCTCACAT TGTTCCAAACACATGAAG ATCCAGAGTCAGGTGACGCCCCATGCCATCGTTGTTCTCCCTAAGACCGATGGAATGGAGATGCTGTTGTGCTATGAGGACGAGGGGGTCTACGTCAACACGTATGGACGCATCACCAAGGACGTGGTGCTACAGTGGGGGGAGATGCCTACCTCTGTTG CCTATATCCATTCTAATCAGATTATGGGCTGGGGGGAGAAAGCCATAGAGATCCGCTCCGTTGAGACGGGTCATCTGGACGGCGTGTTCATGCACAAGAGAGCCCAGAGACTTAAATTCCTGTGTGAGCGCAATGATAAG GTGTTCTTTGCGTCGGTGCGTTCGGGAGGTAGTAGCCAGGTGTTCTTCATGACCCTCAACAGAAACTCGATGATGAACTGGTGA
- the tnika gene encoding TRAF2 and NCK interacting kinase a isoform X8, whose product MACDSSAQSQFEIDLSALKDPSGIFDLVELVGNGTYGQVYKGRHIRTGQLAAIKVMDVATDEEEEIKSEINMLKKYSNHRNIATYFGVFIKKQPPGIDDQLWLVMEFCGAGSVTDLIKNTKGNSLKEDWNAYICREILRGLAHLHQHKVIHRDIKGQNVLLTENAEVKLVDFGVSAQMDRTVGKRNTFIGTPYWMAPEVIACDENPEATYDCKSDLWSLGITAIEMAEGAPPLCDMHPMRALFLIPRNPAPRLKSKKWSRKFQSFIENTLVKSHSNRPSTEHLLLHPFVTELPNERHLRIQLKDHIDRTKKKRGERDETEYEYSGSEEEDEERDKGEPSSIINVPGESTLRRDFLRLQQANKERSEAQRRQQLEQKQNDEHKRLLLAERQKRIEEQKEQRRRLEEQQQRERELRKRFEEQEKIRREEERRQAAREQEYKRKQIIEQRQAELLQMKLQQERAYLVSLQQQQQQEGRQAEKKPLYHFKDASHSNDKPAWAKEVEERSKMNRQSSPALQHKVSHRVSDPSLPPRSESFSSGGMQPTRTPPIHRSIEPQMAHLIPSKAHSGSMSGSPSLQDQTGSAQSEGAGVASPKPEMPRQNAEPSSDTLEPQQHISSREERDRDRTAWLREEDIPPRVPQRTTSISPALVRKNSPNGGGVGPRAGSQLIRASNPDLRRSELSLDAMLQRTSSNSSSSSSPSSQGGSSERRGQTKQVGTPPGANEEVKPKQGEGRESARPSRPASYKKAIDEDLSALAKELRELRVEEGSRPPVKVTDYSSSSEESESSDEDGEVLGHDGTVAVSDIPRIMPGVQSSSESYGGLAEDPLGGSYNSSRDSTLMMREAEERRRGGHSESNGFSNHSNHGNLPDLVQQSNSPNSTPTTALQELSDMAEFGLSGSKASFTPFVDPRVYQTSPSENDESSAAAMFANELLRQEQARLNEARKISVVNVNPTNIRPHSDTPEIRKYKKRFNSEILCAALWGVNLLVGTENGLMLLDRSGQGKVYNLITRRRFLQMDVLEGLNVLVTISGKKNKLRVYYLSWLRNRILHNDPEVEKKQGWITVGELEGCVHYKVVKYERIKFLVIALKNSVEIYAWAPKPYHKFMAFKSFTELQHRPQLVDLTVEEGQRLKVIYGSCVGFHVIDVDSGNPYDIYIPSHCSKHMKIQSQVTPHAIVVLPKTDGMEMLLCYEDEGVYVNTYGRITKDVVLQWGEMPTSVAYIHSNQIMGWGEKAIEIRSVETGHLDGVFMHKRAQRLKFLCERNDKVFFASVRSGGSSQVFFMTLNRNSMMNW is encoded by the exons TTGGCAGCCATCAAGGTCATGGATGTCGCTACG gacgaggaggaagagatTAAGTCTGAAATCAACATGCTGAAGAAGTACAGCAATCACAGGAACATCGCCACTTACTTTGGAGTATTCATCAAGAAACAACCTCCTGGCATCGACGACCAGCTTTGG CTTGTCATGGAGTTCTGTGGAGCTGGCTCGGTGACAGACTTGATCAAAAACACCAAGGGCAACTCATTGAAGGAGGACTGGAACGCTTACATCTGCAGAGAGATTCTCAGG GGTCTGGCTCATCTGCATCAGCACAAGGTCATCCACAGAGACATCAAAGGACAGAACGTGCTGCTGACTGAGAACGCCGAGGTCAAGCTAG TGGATTTTGGCGTTTCGGCCCAGATGGACAGAACGGTGGGAAAGAGGAACACATTTATTGGGACACCGTACTGGATGGCGCCAGAGGTTATTGCCTGTGATGAAAACCCTGAAGCCACCTACGACTGCAAG AGTGATTTATGGTCCCTGGGGATCACAGCGATAGAGATGGCTGAAGGAGCGCCTC CGCTGTGTGATATGCACCCAATGAGAGCCCTCTTCCTCATTCCACGCAACCCAGCCCCCAGACTCAAATCAAAGAAATG GTCAAGGAAGTTCCAGTCATTCATTGAAAACACTCTGGTGAAGAGCCACAGCAACAGGCCCAGCACAGAGCATCTCCTCTTGCATCCCTTCGTCACAGAGCTTCCCAACGAGAGACACCTCCGCATCCAGCTGAAGGACCACATCGACCGcacgaagaagaagagaggagagaggg ACGAGACAGAGTACGAGTACAGCGGCAGCgaagaggaagacgaggagagGGATAAAGGCGAACCAAG CTCCATCATCAACGTCCCGGGGGAGTCGACCTTAAGGCGAGATTTCTTGCGCCTCCAGCAGGCCAACAAGGAGCGCTCGGAGGcgcagcggcggcagcagctggagcagaaGCAGAACGACGAGCACAAGCGCTTGCTGCTGGCTGAGCGGCAGAAGCGCATCGAGGAGCAGAAGGAGCAGAGGAGGCGGCTGGAGGAG cagcagcagagggagcGTGAGCTGAGGAAGAGGTTTGAGGAACAGGAGAAGATCCgaagggaggaggagaggaggcaaGCAGCCAGAGAACAg GAGTACAAGCGTAAACAGATCATAGAGCAGCGACAGGCAGAACTCCTGCAGATGAAGCTCCAGCAGGAGAGAGCCTACCTGGTGTCtctacaacagcagcagcagcaggaggggaGGCAAGCGGAAAAGAAACCGCTTTACCACTTCAAGGATGCCAGCCATTCTAATGACAAGCCAGCCTGGGCTAAGGAG GTGGAGGAGCGATCTAAGATGAACAGGCAGAGCTCGCCAGCGCTGCAGCACAAAGTGTCCCACCGCGTCTCCGacccctccctccctccccgcTCCGAGTCGTTCAGCAGCGGAGGCATGCAGCCCACGCGCACCCCTCCCATCCACCGCTCCATTGAACCACAG ATGGCCCATCTCATTCCCTCGAAGGCCCACTCCGGCTCCATGTCCGGCTCGCCGTCTCTCCAAGACCAGACAGGCTCGGCTCAGAGCGAGGGGGCTGGCGTGGCGTCGCCGAAGCCCGAGATGCCTCGTCAGAACGCAGAGCCCAGCTCTGACACTCTGGAGCCCCAGCAGCACATCAGCAGCAGGGAGGAACGAGATCGAGACAGGACTGCTTGGTTGAGGGAAGAGGATATCCCCCCCAGG GTTCCCCAGAGAACAACCTCCATCTCTCCAGCCCTTGTTAGAAAGAATTCCCCAAATGGTGGTGGTGTGGGCCCTCGCGCCGGTTCCCAGCTCATACGGGCCAG TAATCCGGATCTGCGCCGTTCTGAGCTTTCCCTCGATGCCATGCTGCAAAGAACCTCCTCTAACTCGTCATCATCGTCTTCTCCTTCATCTCAGGGAGGCTCGTCCGAGAGGAGAG GCCAGACCAAGCAGGTCGGAACTCCTCCCGGAGCCAACGAAGAGGTCAAACCCAAACAGGGGGAAGGCCGGGAATCAGCCAGACCCAGCAGACCTGCA AGCTATAAGAAAGCCATAGATGAG GACTTAAGCGCACTGGCTAAGGAACTTAGAGAACTGAGGGTAGAAGAAGGAAGTCGGCCTCCAGTCAAG GTCACAGACTACTCATCCTCCAGCGAAGAATCGGAGAGCAGCGATGAGGACGGGGAGGTGCTGGGGCACGACGGGACCGTTGCCGTTAGCGACATCCCCCGCATCAT GCCGGGAGTCCAGAGCAGCTCTGAGTCGTATGGAGGGCTGGCAGAGGACCCTCTGGGAGGCTCCTATAATAGCTCCAGGGACAGTACTCTGATGATGAGAGAG GCCGAGGAAAGGAGGAGAGGTGGCCACTCCGAAAGCAATGGTTTTAGCAATCacagtaaccatggcaacctcCCTGACCTAGTACAGCAGAGCAACTCTCCCAACTCCACGCCCACCACAGCTCTGCAGGAACTTAGCGACATGGCCGAG tttggttTGAGTGGGTCCAAAGCATCGTTTACTCCCTTCGTCGACCCGCGTGTCTATCAAACCTCCCCGAGTGAAAACGACGAGAGCTCAGCAGCAG CCATGTTTGCCAACGAGCTGCTGAGGCAGGAGCAGGCGCGACTAAACGAAGCCAGAAAGATCTCTGTTGTTAATGTGAACCCCACAAACATCAGACCTCACAGCGACACGCCAGAGATCCGAAAATACAAGAAGCGCTTCAACTCGGAGATCCTGTGTGCCGCGCTCTGGG GTGTGAACCTGTTGGTCGGGACGGAAAATGGTTTAATGCTGCTTGACCGAAGTGGGCAGGGCAAAGTCTACAACCTGATTACGAGACGACGGTTTTTACAGATGGATGTGCTGGAGGGTCTGAATGTGTTAGTCACCATATCTG GGAAAAAGAACAAGCTGCGTGTTTACTATTTGTCCTGGCTGAGGAACAGAATATTACACAATGACCCAGAAGTGGAGAAGAAACAGGGTTGGATCACTGTTGGAGAGCTGGAGGGCTGTGTGCATTATAAAGTTG TAAAGTATGAGAGAATCAAATTCCTGGTGATTGCACTTAAGAACTCAGTGGAAATCTACGCCTGGGCACCAAAACCTTACCACAAATTCATGGCCTTTAAG tCGTTCACTGAGTTGCAGCACCGTCCTCAGCTGGTTGACCTCACAGTGGAGGAAGGCCAGAGGTTAAAAGTTATCTATGGCTCTTGTGTGGGCTTCCATGTCATCGATGTGGACTCAGGCAATCCCTACGACATTTACATCCCCTCACAT TGTTCCAAACACATGAAG ATCCAGAGTCAGGTGACGCCCCATGCCATCGTTGTTCTCCCTAAGACCGATGGAATGGAGATGCTGTTGTGCTATGAGGACGAGGGGGTCTACGTCAACACGTATGGACGCATCACCAAGGACGTGGTGCTACAGTGGGGGGAGATGCCTACCTCTGTTG CCTATATCCATTCTAATCAGATTATGGGCTGGGGGGAGAAAGCCATAGAGATCCGCTCCGTTGAGACGGGTCATCTGGACGGCGTGTTCATGCACAAGAGAGCCCAGAGACTTAAATTCCTGTGTGAGCGCAATGATAAG GTGTTCTTTGCGTCGGTGCGTTCGGGAGGTAGTAGCCAGGTGTTCTTCATGACCCTCAACAGAAACTCGATGATGAACTGGTGA